GGTATATTTTGAATATAGCTCCGCATCCGTGTTGACTCTGACAGTAGACCTAGAAAATCTATTACTTCTTTGGCCATAGCTATACACACATCACGAGTTGGCGCCCGACCTGCATGAAATCCTCCGGCTCGGGCAGTGATTAAAGGACCGAATTTCAACGTGGCTTGATAAAGTTTCTGGCGATGATTATCATGATTCTGTGTTCCCTGTATCAAGAAATTGGTTCGTGGAACAGGATTTTTGAGCATCTTGCGAAAGTCATCGAGAATCGTTCTAGCTGATTTGAATTGACCCGATTCAAGTAGCAGCGTCTTCGCTCCATAGGCTTGAACCAAACACCCACTCAAGGCCAGCTCCGCCGCCGCCCCTATCAATCCAATGTGCGGAGCATACTGTGCAACAGATTCCCTCATTTGTATTCGGGTTGGGAAGCCTAGACCCATTAACGCCAAGTTGACTGATTCAATACTTGACTCAAACAAACGTACTGCTTCCCTCTTCAGGAGACGGGGCATGTCTGGACCTCCCCTAACCGAAGTTTGATTTGCATCATTACCAACTCAAGTTCCATGACGTGACTCGTTCGTTACATCACATTGTCTGTCGTTGATACTCTTGTACACCTCACGCAACATCCACTCCGTAATAGCCGCATGTACCCCAGAGTCATTCAAGATCCTTGCAAGCGACGTTCTCGTTTGTCGCATGTTTGTACTCGATGATCACAGGTGAATGATCCTCATCGATTCCAAGCGTATCGATACGCTCCCGATGTATAGATTCGGTCGAGTATTCGGATTCGAGAAACCGAACGCCAAGCAATACCTCCAGATTTTTCTCAAACAAAGTCTGGAGCGACTTCTCCACTGCCATCGAGGAACCTGGCAGTTCCTCCACCTTGCCATTGATCCGAAACAGTTTGATGTAGCTCACGGCGTGGCCGTCTCAACACTGTCGAGGCAATACTGCCTCACGTCGATCTGGCCGGTTACGGCAGCGGTGATGAGGGCTTGCCGATACTCTTTAATCAACGCTATTTGTGACTCAAGCTTGCGTATCGCTTTCGCTATTTTTCCTGTCAAAGACTCAACGTATTTGATGATATTTGCCTGTTCGACTAACGGAGGAACGCCGATGCGCAGATTCCGAATTGTTTCTTGGCTGATATTTGGCTGGCCCCCTCCAACACCAAGAGAAACGATATGACTTCGATTTGCCATGAACCAATAAAACACAAATTTCGTGTCCACCTTACTCGGGTTATAGAGTGCGCAACACGCCTGATTAGTGGCCGCCGAGATGCGCAGAATGGCGAGTTTACCGATCGTAGCTCCGTACATAGCCACCAAGAGAGTGCCCGGAGGATACAACTTCAAGGAGGTATACTTGCGAAGGGCACTATCGGTTACACATTTCGAAGTTCGATACAACTCGTCATCATTCAAATCACCGGTAATTACCCAAGGGATGTCCCCATCAAAGTATTTTGGCTCGCTCGAATCAGGTGTGGTTCCGCTGCCAATTCCTCCAAATATGTGCGTCATCTTCATAACATCCCAATGCGCCGGCACCTCTCCCAACCACGGAATCCCCGAATCCTTCATCGGCACGTTCGGGTCAAGGCCCTTCGTCACGGCTTGGGTGATGAGGGCCTGGCGCTTCTCCTGTAAAAGCTCGATGAGCCGCTGCTTTTTCTCGACGAGTTGGTCGAGTTTGGTGATTTCACGGTCGAGGAAGGAGGCGATACTCCTCTGAACATCTATTGGAGGAACCGGAACTCGAATATCCCCGATAAAATCCCAGCTTGCTCTTGGCATTTTTACACCGTACGTAGAGGAGTTGACCAAATCAATGAAGACATTGGACAGCAAAAGGTACTTCAAGAAATTAGGGAAATAACAGGGTGAACGTAGTACGAGAAACTCTGAAGTACATCGATATGTACCCGTCGCCATGATAACCTTCGCCAGGTATGGTCGGAGTTTACCGAACAAGACATCCCCAGGCCGACATATGTTGGCCATGCTATCGTCCATTGCTTCGGTCATGCCAAGTATCTTACCGGTCCACGATTCCACGTGTTCCAATCCGATGTAGGGTGTAGCCGCTCACGCTATTTGGCGGTGAATTTCTCACCGCCATTGTCGTGAGCGCTCTAC
Above is a window of Effusibacillus pohliae DSM 22757 DNA encoding:
- a CDS encoding restriction endonuclease subunit S, producing the protein MESWTGKILGMTEAMDDSMANICRPGDVLFGKLRPYLAKVIMATGTYRCTSEFLVLRSPCYFPNFLKYLLLSNVFIDLVNSSTYGVKMPRASWDFIGDIRVPVPPIDVQRSIASFLDREITKLDQLVEKKQRLIELLQEKRQALITQAVTKGLDPNVPMKDSGIPWLGEVPAHWDVMKMTHIFGGIGSGTTPDSSEPKYFDGDIPWVITGDLNDDELYRTSKCVTDSALRKYTSLKLYPPGTLLVAMYGATIGKLAILRISAATNQACCALYNPSKVDTKFVFYWFMANRSHIVSLGVGGGQPNISQETIRNLRIGVPPLVEQANIIKYVESLTGKIAKAIRKLESQIALIKEYRQALITAAVTGQIDVRQYCLDSVETATP